GGTCTCATCTTGATGCCGGCCGTGTCGTGGTGATGGGCGGCTACATTGGAACAACCCTCGGGGGCACGGTCACCACGCTTGGCCGCGGCGGCTCCGATTATTCGGCGGCGATCGCCGGCGCCGCGCTTCATGCCGAAGAGATTCAGATCTGGACGGACGTCGACGGCATGATGACCTCGGATCCGCGTATCGTGAACTCCGTGTGGAAAGTAAAAGAGATTTCTTTCGACGAAGCATCGGAACTCGCCTATTTCGGCGCCAAAGTTCTTCATCCATTGACCGTGCTGCCGGCTGTTGAAAAAAATATTCCGGTGTATATCCTCAATTCCAAAAAGCCGAAAGGCACCGGAACGCGCATCACGCGGGAAGCCCGGCCGTGCAGAAATCTCATCAAATCGATCGCCTGTAAACGGGGCATCACGGTCCTCACCGTGTCTTCGTCTCGAATGCTGATGGCGCACGGATTTTTGCGCGCGCTGTTCGAAGTGTTCGACCGGCATCACACTTCGGTCGATATGGTCGCAACCTCCGAAGTCTCCGTCTCGCTGACCCTGGACAATGTGTCGTCGCTCGAAGCGATTGCTCAGGACCTGAAACAGCTCGGAGACGTTGAAACCGCCTCGCACAAAGCGCTGATCTGCCTGGTGGGGAACAACTTGAAATACACGCCTGGCGTGGCGCGCAGAGCGTTCGGCGGCCTGGGCGACATCAACATTCTCATGGTCTCCCACGGCGCCTCAAACATCAATTTCAGCTTTCTGATCGACGAAAAAGACGCCAACGCCGCGATCCAGAAGCTGCACGCCGATTTTTTCAGTGAAGTTGATCCGGAAGTGTTCGAATTGCAAGGGTGAATCGGTGATATAGACATTCCCCGCCTTTTCAAGGCGGGGTGGCTGCGCCATCAAGAAATGGACCCGTTCCTTAGCGGCGCAGACGGGGCGGTTAGTCACTTCCATCAACAAATAACGTGGGCTACGCGGTTCGTTGACAACCGTTATTACTGCTTCGCCCTACCGGGCTCGTGCTTCGCCCCGCCCGAGCGGTCTAACGTTTGATCGCTCGGGCTCCCCGCCTTGGAAAGGCGGGGAATGTCGACCTCGCCGTTTTCCTGCTGAGCCGGTGACCCTACAATTGAAGCTTCCGCAGCCTCAACGCATTCGTGATAACAGAAACGGAACTGAACGTCATCGCGGCGCTGGCGATCATCGGACTCAGCAGCAAACCCAGCACGGGATAGAGAACGCCCGCTGCGATAGGTATTCCGACGATGTTGTAGATGAATGCGAGCCAGAGATTCTGCCGGATATTCTTCATCGTGGCGCGGCTCAACTCGCGGGCTCGAACAATTCCAAGCAGATCACCTTTAACCAGCGTGATTCCGGCGGTCTGCATCGCAACGTCGGTGCCGGTGCCCATGGCGATCCCGACGTCGGCTTGCGCCAGCGCCGGCGCGTCATTGATACCATCACCGGCCATCGCTACGGCGCGGCCTTCTTTCTGCAGTGCTTTGACGATGCCGCCCTTCGCTGCCGGCAGCACTTCTGCGCGCACGTCATCGATCCCGAGTTGTCTGGCAACGGTCTGGGCCGTCGTGCGGTTGTCGCCGGTGACCATGACGATCCGCAGATGCTCATGGTGCAGTTTAGCGATGGCTTCCGGGGTCGAGGGCTTCACCGCATCCGCGACACCGACGAGTCCCGCAAGCTTTCCTTCAACCACAAGAAACACAACGGTCTGGCCATCCTTGCGGAGCCTCTCGGCAGCATCGGCAAATCGTTCCGGCGAAACCCCGGCATCCTCCAGTATTCTCAAGTTTCCAAAAACGGCCGGTCGGCCATCGACCTTTGCCTGTACGCCCTTTCCGGTGACCGCCTGAAAATCCGTCGCAACCGAGAGTTTTAAACTCTGCCGGACGGCAGCATCGACAATCGCACTCGCGAGCGGATGTTCGCTGTTCCGTTCAATGCTTGCTGCCAGGCGAAGCAATTCCGTTTCGTTGAAGCCCTCGGCGGGCACCAGTGCCGCCACAGTGGGCTTCCCCTGGGTCAATGTTCCGGTCTTGTCGACAACCAGCGTATCGACCTTTTCCATAACCTCCAATGCTTCCGCATTCTGGATCAGCACACCGGCGGCCGCGCCCCGGCCGACACCGACCATGACCGACATTGGAGTGGCAAGACCAAGAGCGCACGGGCACGCAATGATGAGCACGGCCACCGCATTCAGCAGCGCGTGAGGCAGCCGCGGCGACGGCCCGATCGCCAGCCAGACGAAAAAGGTAATCACAGCCACCAACACAACGGCAGGCACAAAGAACGCGGACACGCGATCTGCCAGCTTCTGCACGGGCGCCCGGCTCCGTTGCGCCAGACCGACCATCGCGACGATTTGCGAGAGCAGTGTTTCGCGGCCCACCCGCTTCGCTCGCATCAGGAAGCTCCCGGTACCGTTGATCGTGCCACCAATGACCGGATCGCCTTTTGTCTTCTCAACCGGAATGGGCTCGCCGGAAATCATCGACTCATCGATAGCGCTGGCGCCCTCGACGACGGCGCCGTCGACCGGAACTTTTTCACCCGGCCGGACGCGCAACACATCTCCAACACGCACCTGATCCAGAGGGACATCCTTCTCCGGCCCGAACGGCGGTATGAAGCGGGCCGTCTTTGGAGCCAATCCCAGCAGAGCTTTGAGTGCCTCTCCTGTCCGGCTACGCGCGCGCAATTCAAGAACC
The genomic region above belongs to Terriglobia bacterium and contains:
- a CDS encoding heavy metal translocating P-type ATPase yields the protein MVKSPSRGSLFEIDPVCHMTVLPETAAGKYEYKGQTYYFCNPRCLERFRANPEQFLSEDRDARSRESEAGKRPQVSAYVCPMDPEVRATAPGACPKCGMALEPEMPSLEDEPDTELKNMTRRFRVAATLAIPTLILGMSETARPVQFILATPAVLWAGWPLFQRAVASLINRNLNMFTLIGIGTGAAYGYSVAALFAGLPVYFEASAVITALVLLGQVLELRARSRTGEALKALLGLAPKTARFIPPFGPEKDVPLDQVRVGDVLRVRPGEKVPVDGAVVEGASAIDESMISGEPIPVEKTKGDPVIGGTINGTGSFLMRAKRVGRETLLSQIVAMVGLAQRSRAPVQKLADRVSAFFVPAVVLVAVITFFVWLAIGPSPRLPHALLNAVAVLIIACPCALGLATPMSVMVGVGRGAAAGVLIQNAEALEVMEKVDTLVVDKTGTLTQGKPTVAALVPAEGFNETELLRLAASIERNSEHPLASAIVDAAVRQSLKLSVATDFQAVTGKGVQAKVDGRPAVFGNLRILEDAGVSPERFADAAERLRKDGQTVVFLVVEGKLAGLVGVADAVKPSTPEAIAKLHHEHLRIVMVTGDNRTTAQTVARQLGIDDVRAEVLPAAKGGIVKALQKEGRAVAMAGDGINDAPALAQADVGIAMGTGTDVAMQTAGITLVKGDLLGIVRARELSRATMKNIRQNLWLAFIYNIVGIPIAAGVLYPVLGLLLSPMIASAAMTFSSVSVITNALRLRKLQL
- the lysC gene encoding lysine-sensitive aspartokinase 3; the protein is MIVMKFGGTSVEDAAAIDRSCGIVGERISKKPFVVVSALGGATNGLLEAGSFAARGEVGKAMTIADRLEYRHTELLPSTEEHFVRLRELLKALGAIGEFSTRTQDLIASYGEALSSLIFVDRLKRLGFDAAHIDARQCLVTDDRFGKAAPLMDVTTSRLEEASRSHLDAGRVVVMGGYIGTTLGGTVTTLGRGGSDYSAAIAGAALHAEEIQIWTDVDGMMTSDPRIVNSVWKVKEISFDEASELAYFGAKVLHPLTVLPAVEKNIPVYILNSKKPKGTGTRITREARPCRNLIKSIACKRGITVLTVSSSRMLMAHGFLRALFEVFDRHHTSVDMVATSEVSVSLTLDNVSSLEAIAQDLKQLGDVETASHKALICLVGNNLKYTPGVARRAFGGLGDINILMVSHGASNINFSFLIDEKDANAAIQKLHADFFSEVDPEVFELQG